In Candidatus Margulisiibacteriota bacterium, the following proteins share a genomic window:
- a CDS encoding response regulator → MAKILIADDQESMRHIIADLLKPAGHSLTAAEDGVQALEALKIEPYDLVIADINMPGMDGLEFLRHVRMNYPTKVVFITGMEEETVKLGIEGFHLDGLILKPFRPEQALAIINQALS, encoded by the coding sequence ATGGCTAAAATCCTAATCGCCGACGACCAAGAGAGCATGCGCCACATTATCGCCGACCTGCTGAAACCGGCCGGCCACTCGCTAACCGCCGCTGAAGACGGCGTCCAAGCCCTGGAAGCGCTGAAGATCGAACCTTACGACCTCGTGATTGCCGACATCAACATGCCGGGGATGGATGGGCTGGAATTTCTGCGCCACGTCCGGATGAATTACCCCACCAAAGTCGTTTTCATTACCGGGATGGAAGAAGAGACCGTAAAGCTGGGGATCGAGGGTTTCCACCTGGACGGCTTGATCCTGAAACCGTTCCGACCGGAACAGGCCCTGGCGATCATCAACCAGGCGCTTAGTTAA
- a CDS encoding TlpA disulfide reductase family protein, with the protein MRKTLILIVALLLAAGAAKADLAVSVGTDLPALELPNIEGKVTSLQEVQKHKKTVVVFFTSWSKSSQNNLGFLQDLKNKGQTAEIVGISFDKKAKDVKTFLSDNKITFPVFVDKKLSAINKFQLLVIPTTFCVNSSGVIEKIFVDYDDNVRKALAEWLKS; encoded by the coding sequence ACGCTTATTTTGATAGTCGCATTGTTGCTTGCGGCCGGTGCCGCTAAAGCTGACCTGGCGGTCAGCGTCGGAACCGATCTCCCGGCCCTGGAGCTCCCGAATATCGAAGGGAAGGTCACCAGCCTGCAGGAAGTCCAGAAACACAAAAAGACGGTCGTTGTTTTCTTTACCAGCTGGAGCAAATCAAGCCAGAACAACCTCGGTTTTCTCCAAGACCTTAAAAACAAAGGACAAACAGCCGAGATCGTCGGCATTTCCTTCGACAAGAAAGCCAAAGACGTCAAGACCTTTCTTAGCGACAATAAGATTACCTTTCCAGTCTTTGTCGACAAAAAACTTTCCGCGATCAATAAATTCCAGCTCCTGGTCATCCCGACGACCTTCTGCGTTAATTCCAGCGGGGTGATCGAAAAGATCTTCGTCGATTACGATGATAACGTCAGGAAAGCGCTTGCCGAATGGCTAAAATCCTAA